Genomic segment of Phycodurus eques isolate BA_2022a chromosome 13, UOR_Pequ_1.1, whole genome shotgun sequence:
CGCACATACATTGCAATCTCAATCTCCGTTCGCCTTTCCTCAAGACACGCTGGGGAAACATCAAGGTATCGATGCGACGGTGACCGTGTGAGTTCTCTACCTTCTCTCTGACCAGGATGGCCGAACACTGCAGGGGCACGCCCATCATCTTGTGCGGGTTCCATGTGACAGAGTTGGCCCTGCGAAGTTGAAACAGGACGTCGCAATCGTCGGACTGGGAACATCGCCGCGACAGTACGTGAACGAAGCACACGACAGACCGCTTGTGGAATCCAAGAGAGGGAAGCTCAGTTTCGATTGACACTTGTCTGCGAGCTCCTGTATTGGCCCGTTTACAAACTGGCCCTTGCTCTTATTCACGTAGTTTGCGGCAGTGGAGACGAACGAGTACTACattgttgctgttattttggtTACCGACTTCCATGAAATAGTCCAAATATTAAAAACCCTCCTCAGTATGATGGAGCGTATTACGATAGCACACAGCAGTAATATTGTGTATGAAGGACTATAGATGGATATAAGGAGGGGCCAGCCATGCGCAAGTACGACACGCGTGTTGCGCTTGCACTGAAAAACGGATATCGATCGTTTTTTGCTGACTCAATGTAAAAGTTCACCATCTATGTTCATGAAATTACCTCTCGATTCCATTGAGCTTGTGGCGGTGCTTCCTGGACATCAGCAGACCGCCGCCCCACGCTCCCTTGCGAgacaaaacagcaaaacaacGACTCGGCATTACCTATTGCGAATGATGAGAAAATGGTGTTGGAGACTTACGTCAACGTGCAGCCACAGGTTGTACTTGTCGCAAATGTCAGCAATCTCATCGATGGGGTCAAAGGCGCCGTAGACGGTGGAGCCACCTGTGGCGTTGACAAATAACGGCACGTAACCCTGTCAAACGGAAAGAAATGTGAGCCTTTGGCACCACACGATCGAGGAAGGAAAGTAAAACCAAGACCCCACCTTCTGTTTAGCGTCAATGATCTTAGCCTCCAGATCAGCAGGAATGACCCTCCCCCTGGAAGATTGGAACACGACACCTCGTCATACCCGAAAGTCACTGCGCActtcctttttctattttgtttcaggtCTCGTGCGCGGACCGatgtgaggccatcagcattgGGCAGCGCAGGCCTTGCAGTTTCTGGAAGCGTTTCGCTCCCTGGCCGATAGCTCGCCAACTGACATTAGAGCAGTGTTGGAAAAAAGACGTTTTTCCGTCTCCCACTGCAGTTCGGCAGCACTTCGAGAAGATCGACGGCCGTCACGTTGCTCCGGCTCGTAGAACATTTCAAACTATCCGTGGCGAGTTTCTCCAAATAGGATCTGCTCTTGACAAACCGCGCGGCGGAAGGCCTGCTACTACTGCCTCCGATGAAAACACCGAACTCTCGGTGTAAAGTCCTGCACTGGAACgcgaaataaaaatacaaattgtgaaTACTTGGGAGAGTGACAAAGCTTTATCCAGACAGACTTTAGGTTGTCGAGCATCATGATCTTCTGCACGAAGCCTTTCAGCAACCTGAAATCGGCACAGGTGAAGCTTTATCAATTTCGGAAGCAACGGCAGAAGCGAATGTTTGTCGACGCTGAGACGAGAGACTTTCCCTGGCATTGCGTGAACGCCTGCTCTAGAAGTTCcatgttttcatcagtggttaaaaaaaaaaggaactgtaTAGTGACCTTTGAAACATATATTGTTGTCTTTTTACATGGAATGTGTGCATTACAGTACCTCTCATCTGTGCTCAGCAGAATGACGTTCTCCGTGCCAAAACCCAGAGCAGCGCCCGCCTTCTTAATGGAGTAGTGGCTCTGCGGGAACAAAGGCAGGCGATGACGCTCTCGCCGCTCACTGGcacccatccgtccattttctgtggcGCTTATTCTCACGCGGGTCGCCTAtgccagcaatcatcgggcaggaggcggggtacgccctgaaccggtcgccagccaatcgcagggtcaCTGGCACAAGCGCTCAAAAGGCCATCAAGGGAACGCGGCACAGCGGCGCCATTCTCAAAGGCAAAACATCCGCCCACAAAATGGGTTCATTAACACGGAttgatttcattcattaagATGATTAAATCATCGGTTCGTATAAATAAGCAAAACGATCCAAAGGTAAACTatttgaaaatgcttttattaaataattttaacaaaactATTTCTAAGGAAagggtggttagcacatctgcctcgcagttgtgaggttgcgggttcaaatccggcccccgtctgtgtggagtttgcatgttctcccctgtgcctgcgtggcttttctccgtgcgctccggtttgctcccactccccaaaaacatgcgtgcgaggtgaattgaagactctaaattgagttatcgatatgtgccctgcgattggctggcgaccagttcagggtgtaccacacctGTGCGTGCGTGCCCGGTGGTATCATACAACATACATGTTCCGATGTGAAGAGAACCAGTCGAGGAGCAGCAGACATCCCCTTGGTCTTGACCTCGGGGAAATACTTGTAACGTGCGATCATCACGCTGTACATGTTAGAAATAGCGCCCCCTGTTGAGGTGAAGACACATCGATGTGTAAAATGAAACTGGCTCCGAAACTGACACAAACCTCAGTTCAGGAACAATGTTCGCAAACAAATTGCTTTACGAGCAAGATTTTACGAGCGTACGATGTCACCTATTTCATATATAGATATcgcttttggctttttttttattattattttttttattttgctctgaACTAATCGATCTGGCTCGCAGGAAAGTGAAAGTGCAATTATGTGTTAGCGCTATTTGGAAGCCAaattgttttacagtaaaaaaaaaaaaaaaaaaaaaaaaagacaaaaagaaaggaaatcAAGACGAGAGTGGTGTTTGTGTTTTCTAACCTTATGTAGTATGGCCAATGCAATTCATTCGCCatacatgacataaataatgtGATGCTAGGCAGATAGCATCCCGCCAGATAATTGTGCTCGGCTAACGCGGAAATGGCCACCTGAAAATGGTCCGTTTTCACAACCTGCCGTTCAAACATTTGATGATGGAGAACTCTACCGAGGTTTGAAGCCTGGAATTGATGAATCCAATTTCCGTTATTTGTGTCAGGAAACTAGAACGACTTGGAGGATGACAAGAGTCGTAAAACAGATCGTGTCCGTCCTTAAGCGCCACTGGAAATTGTTTCCAGCGGTTGTTTCGTGGCTAACCTGGCGAGAAGAGGCCGTCTCCCTCGCCGCCGGGCCAGCCGACCATCTCCCTCATCTTCTTCAGGGTCAGCTGCTCCATTAGAACAAACACGGGCGCGATCTCGTAGGTGAACCTGTCAATCATCCCAAAATGATGCGAGCATTTTGCAGCACATGGCGCGCCATCGCGGCAACCCGCCGCGCCGTGGGCAACGTTTGATCGCGAACCGCGAAGACTCGGCCCGCTGAATTTCCCTTCGTTTGACTGATACGAGcgtttgaattattggcagtcgGTATCCGTCGTTGTGTCTCAGGGGCAAATATTTCAAGGTAAcctttttccaactttgaatgccaaaatgtctttgccCCAAATGACGTTTGATGATGTGCAACATGTTTTGTGACCACGCCAACgacattttggggaaatatcGGCTTTTTCTCCTGTTTTCCGTCAACctgaacacaaatgcatcttagtttCTTTCTTCGCTGCCTTTGCAAATGTCACTCGAGCTGTCTTTAGCGTTAACGCCACCGGAGAGAGCCTCGCTCGCGGTGACACCGGAGTGACGTGGCCTTTTGCAGACAGGAAAAGAAACGCCGTTGTTTATAAGGAAtctgtatgaatttgtgaaagccttgcatgtctttaccgttattacgatTGTCTCAAGACAGGAGCGGAACGGATTCGATGTTCATTTCTTCTGTTTGAAGGGCCAACACGCGGAAATGGTGCCATTTGAATGAAGCCGTCCGTGTGCGTCTTTGCCGTGACGAACGTTTGTCTCTGCCGTTACAAAAAGAAGTGTGTTTCAACGGGCTAACACGATTTGCTCCGTCAATAAGGATCGCTTCTACTGCGGATGGCTGCAATGCGAGGTCGTCGCCAACTTCGTGAAAATCGCGCAAATGCGCCATTAGAATTTGGCGCGTGTCTTGACCATTATTGACCCTGATCCAAATGTCCCGTATGTAGGGGAGGAAGAAGAGAGatctgcatgcatgcacacaaagagGGGCCGCGTTTCTCCGTGACGAGCTGCTCCATAATTCCCATTGGCGCTCGTTTGCTGACTGAGCTCGTGAAAGGAGCCgacattcacattcaaatgGCCTCCGTCGTTTCATTAAAGCACACAATGCGGCGATGGCTATCTGTCGATCCGGCCGACCTCACTCGCGACTGTGAATGGGGCGGATTTGACAGCTGAGAGGAATTCGCTGCGTGTCGGGCGGAGATAACACGGCAGAGAGAAAACCCCGCTCGCAAATGAAGTCTGCTTGGAGGAAAGAAAACGATTGCAAGCCACAGAGAGGAAGGTGTGTTGTCCACCAGGAGAGAAAGTCGCACGGCCGCTCGGCAGCCACTTGCGGAAAAGCTTTCGGGTTTTGGGAGCAGGCGAGAAAAAAAGGCCGCGAGGAGAAAACGAAGAAAGGGCAGGAAGgcgtaaaaaaaagaagaaaaaaagaaagaaagaaagaaagaaagaaagaaagaaatacataaaaaaaaaaaaaaaaaaaaaaagtcaccaaaaCGCGGAGGGGAAAGCGGGGCGTTCAAACGGGCCGAAACAAAACGTGGAATGACACGATGAGCACACGAACGACACGAACGTAACGCTCGTTTACAAATCATTTGGTCAAATTCAATTCGGTCAATTCGGAAATGGATCCCAAGAAATCCACCAAAAGGCACGCGCGCACGTATTCGTCGAATTGCGCGCTTTCTTTGACGCCGCCTCGCCGAAACTGGCGCAATCCCGCTCCTGCGCCTTTCGAATCGCATTGAGAGTGCAGGCAAATGGCGGCGGCTGCCAAACACTGCGCGACTTCCACCAGCCCAACCCACTCGTAATAACGCCAAAGACATCTTCATTCGTAGCTCGGAAATCACAGCGGAAACGAAGCCACAAAAGGAGCCCGTTGTGCACGAACGGGCGGCTCGGGTTCGTTTTTTCACGGGGAAGGACAATTCAGCGGCAGGCCCAAAATGTCCAACGTGTCAGCGGCATCTTCGCAGAACACATTGATGATTTCACATCATAAAACGTCCTTTTGCCAGAGACGTTTTGGCGTCCAGCTTCGGAAAAATACGACTTTGCAATCTTATTATTCATGTGAATGACTTGCAATGACTTGAATTGGGTACGCGACAGCAAATTCTTGATGGGGATTGATCAAGCCGCACGCAAATGAGCCATTTCTGCAAGGTAAAAGGAACGAACGAACACGGTGTCGTTTCAAACGTGATGTCGTCCAGCCGCAGCAGACAAGAAACAAAAGCTTTTCCCAATTGCACGGCGCCATAATGACGATAATGGCCATGATGATCCCAGTCAGAGGCAATCGTCGCTCTTTTGAGGGGGGCAAATGAGCCCTCGACTAGTCACCTGCCCGTCTCCGGGGGGAGCCCCCTAATTGCCCCCATTACCGTCCTCCGGGGCGCCCTTGATGCGACTGACCCCGCCACACCGGCCGCTTTCCACGGCGGGTCCGCTGGCGCCCGCAGGACATCGTGTGACAGCGAGGGGCCCAGCTGGCCGATCTGCCGAGATCGGCTCACAATGAGCCTGCGCCCAATGGGCCGGAAAGCCTTGCTGCTGCCGCGAGCGCGTGCGCTCCTTCCAGAGGGAAGGAGGGGTGTGCGGATGGAGAAGCGGGCGCTTTCATCTTTCCGACGTTTGGAGAAAGCGGACACGTGAAGTGTCTCCATCGGTGTTGATTATACTTTGCCGTGTTCCTCCTCGGCCGTCGAGCACGACGTCCGGCATCGTATTGTCGagagacttttgtttttttttctgtgcgcTTCTTCTCCAAACGCTCCTTCCCTCCTCCGTCACTCGAGATGTCTTTAGCGGCTCgactcgatgcggaggagcggcTCCTCGGCCGTTCTCGGAGGAAACCGCTCGTATCCGCCGTCTCGTCCTTTGGGTCGCGACCCGCGGCCGGCGACCTTCAGCGAGGGCGGCGCCGAACGGAGAAGCCTTCCTCACCGCGACGAgcgagaccccgagatacttttCAGGTCGCGGCTCGATGACGGCATCGCAAGCCGTAACAGAGATGACGGACGGACCCCCTCGACGCAAATTCTGTCCGTGGAGGCAACGAAcacaatcggtgacaaagggagtccaaccctcaccgcaAAGCGATTCTCCTTTGTACAACGGACGCTGTGCTTCCTCGATCCTAATTATTCCTCATTGTTTTCGTTTGCGTTTTCTTCATGCAAACTCGCCTTTGGCAGAGTGCGAGTCTTCGGTCCTTCTGCCGTTGCGCAGCGGCCTGAAGGTTTTTGCGGGGAGCGAGCGAGCATGCGCCGCGACAAGCGCGAACCCGATGCCTCCGCGCGACCGCGACCCGAGATCAATATGCAATCTAACCTCCCCTGAGGCGGGACGGAATGAGACACGCCGCGTGCGCGTGACTTACATGTTGGTGTTGGCGGCGGACGTGAGCCACTCGCCCGCCAGGCCGATGATGTCCAAACCTGACGACAACTGGTTGAAGAAGCGAGGGTGACCTGGAAGACCGACAGACACAAAAGCAGTGCAACCGGACGGATGGTGACcgggagaaaatgtgtcaagGAATGACGGTCGCTTTGGGAAATTGCCACGATTTCAGTttgagttacatttgaaaaatcgcCGCCAAAGCTCcgatttttgcttttcttttcatctGACTGCCCCCTTCCGGAGCCGCAGCTGGTGATTGGCCCTCCagggtcatgtgccattctgccctCGTCTCAAGCATGACCAATTTTCCCAAATAGGACCTAAAAGCGCCGCCCTCGTGCTGCAATCTACGTGTTTGTCGGAGGTTTTGAAAAGGTTCGACTCCCATTTTCACTTTtcaacacataaaagaacattgaatTTTGAACACCTTCATCTTTACaattttggagttttttttctctaatcATATTGTCTAAAAtggtgcacatttgtcatgagGTCAATATGCTATCCTCTTTTTTGGTTGTTGCTCTGCTTCAGCAATGGAGCCCCTAAAAACCAAGGTGGGGTCCCAAAAGAAATTGTTGAATTCCAAAAAACGAAGCTTTCCCAGGTGCCTTTAGCGCGATCGATGGAACGATACGAAAAGGATGGTCCATTTTGTGCGTTTCTTGGCCGTACCTGTGCGGACTCCGTATTTGAGCGTGTCCCTGCAGTCCACCAGGATCtgctccagagactcgggctgGTCGGACAGCTCCAGGTTGAAGCCCTCCATGCCCTCCAGCAGCTGGTGAGGGTGGTGgaagtccaaaaccttggtggAGCGCTCGAAGGTCTTCTTCACATAGTTGGTCAGGATGTCGACCACCTCCAGTAAAAACTGCATGGTCGCTTCTTCTCCATtcttggctggcaacaagtctACAACAGccaggaagaaaataaataaatacgattTCTccctaataataatgataataataataataataataataattcaaaaatatatatatatatatatatatatatatatacatatatatatatatatatatatatatatatatatatatatacatatatatatatatatatcgtttcACACTAGTTGAACCTCTGGATACATATATGTCAAAAGATGCAATTGCTCACGCAAGGCGCATTCTAAacaaatcctcctcctcctcctcgtcattGTAATAATTAGCTGCACCGCGTGAAATGACGATCGCAACGAAACGCAGAAACGCAGAAATATGTTTGTCCGCTGTGAAAGTAGTGCGGTTTGCGCGGCACCTCGGGCAAACAGGTTGGAGAAGTCGGTCTCGGTGCGTCGGAAGCGGGCGTCCCTGTCGCTGCTGTTGTCGCAGGAGAGCAGCTTCTTCTGAGCCAGCCTCCCTTTCTCCTCCAGGCTGTTGGTCTTCTGCAGGAAGCCTAAAGCGCAATTGCACGGCTTAGGAGCGGCGGCGCACGAGTTATCGCCGAACATTTCCATGCCACAAGATTTACAAAACGCAGTTTTCCGGCCAAGCGAAGGAGGTGTGACGTTTGAGTCGAGTTGCGCTTCGGCATCATCGCCACATTTCTGCTGGAGGCCCAAGCGAGCCTGGACTAGATATAGAGTAGACCACACCCACCGCGCGCGGGCGCGGGCGCGGGTGCGGGCGAGGGCACGCGCGCGCCGACCGACCGACCGGACAGCTACGGCCCCTAAATTGGCTTCATGAAAGATGGCCGCTTTTTGCCCCGCCGCCTTTCGAGGCCCACAAGGCCCGCTAAATGTGCGAGAAGGAAAATCGCCATTTTCGATCATTCGGACAATTTGCCACGACGAGAAAAATCCTATGTTGCATTTTTCAGAGGAATTCCACAGTCGATATTTGAAACCACGAAGCCCGAAATCCATTCCAATGTCTTTTCAATAATTATTGTATGCAATCCACAAGATATTTTTGAGGGGGGgctgggaaggggggggggggggttagcaaGCATTCCTTTTTCTCATGATATACAACGAAATGTCATTATTTGTCACGTGTACTTGCAAGAATTGTTTCTTCCCCCCAAATTGTTTTCTGCAGGATTCGCCAAATGCATTTCTGCTGGCCAAATCTGCGCGTGTGTGCTTTCTGGCATATTTGCGTGTGCTGTCTGAAAAGCTTTGTGGCCTGGCAAAGACGGGGGGGACGGGGGTCCGGGGGCGGTCAGAGTGGGCGAGAGGAGCTCTCATCGTCGGAGCCACGGGCTAATGTCCACTGACCTTTCCGAGACGCTAACGCGCTGTGACACTGTTGTCGGCCACGTGCTCTGTCGCTCGGAGAAACAATCCAGCGGCGCAACGTTTGCTCGGGAACGCTCACCTgacaattttcttttatttcgattgtatttttttggggggggggggggggggggcgagcgCCAAGACAAGAGCAGCCGTGTCATATGCCGCATGATAAATATCCTCATTTCGGGAACCGTGTCGGTTTCGAGTGCATTGTAAGAAGCGGGGCGACGCAGAGCGCGTTTACGCCACCGCAAAACAATCGGCGAATATATTCGATGACGCACTTGACAGGCGCAACATTTGGAGCTTACGAACGGCGCTCAAATTTGCCTTTCAaggcacagttttttttttttttttttacatttatttgattgtttacaATATTGAGTGTCATTATGCCAGCGCGTTCCGACTTACGTACgccttcgtcgtaaaagaggaGCAGATCAAGGCCACGCTGATAATCATATTTCTTGGATGCAGGCGACAACTTACCGCAGATCCTCGTGCCCAGTTTCCGTGTACAGCCATGCATCCACGCATATTCGTAGGCTACAACAGAATATAAACCTTTATTATAAACCTTTCaggtgcggcggcggcggcggcggcgacggcgacggcggcggcggatTGACGCGAACGCGGCCAAGCACACGCGATGGAATCGGACGAATATtgcaaaaattgcaaatgttctGCTGGTGTCCTTCCATTCGggaactcagttgtcacttctTTGGTCCTTTTTGGTCCATGAAAAACTGCCAAATCATTGGCGCAAAGATTATCGGCTACCTTGAATTATGCatctttatttgattttgttctGTATTTGGACTCATTCTATTTAAAGGATTCCAGTACGCTGGACGAGTCAGAACATTTCCGAGCTAAAAGGCCAAATCAATAGGGACACGCTGGCTCACGCGCGCGGGAATCAACACCCGTGAAATGAGCTCGCGGAGGAGGGGGGCGGGGAAATTAATGGAGTAAAACCTCGCACATGTGCGACTGGGGCGAGCTGCTGATGCTCGGGGAAGTCTAGCAGACACTTTTTACAGGCCCACGCGTGAGCGGAGGTCATGCGGGGCCGGTGGGACCCGATGCAAAGCGCCGCAAGCCTGCACGGCCGtcaataggggggggggggggggggcaaaaacaacaacaacaaagaaacttGTACAGCGACAGCAATAacacggggaaaaaaatattaagatttTGGGGgatgcacacgcgcacacaagcCATCGGGAGCGAGATGACGCATACGGCGGACGGCGACGGCGTGACGTcatccagcagcagcagcagcagcagcagcagcgcgaCGCGGGCGAGACACAAGAAAAGCAGCAATTTGAGCCCATGGCTGCAATCTGGAAAAATGTCGGCGATCGTCGCACTGCAACGCGCGCAGACGTTGAGCGAGATACACAACGAAAAAAATCATCAGCCTACCGGTTGCACCTGCTTGAAAGGTGGGCCACCGACGTCACTTTCCgacaaaataatccaataaTAAATGTGAATTGAGCACATTTGAACGATGTTGTACGGAAGCAAATTCAAAGCACTTTTTGGGAGGTTATGcacaaaagtggaaaagtggaaaaaagtCCCAAACGCGTCCAGAACCCGCTGACGCAATCTAGCATCACCTCACATCGAGTTTGCGCAAGAAATGTTTTTGGGCTTTGTtttcaatattcaaatttatattacatttatattgcgcatttgaaaatgaaaagtaaaGCTCCAATGTCACATGATGTCCTCGCCTGCACGGCGCACTGCaggcggacggacggacggacggacggctGCTGTCTGTTTTTAACCGCAGTGATTCATGACGGAGCCCACACAGCCGATGACCGGGcaagcagccccccccccctcctccccagaCGGACAAGGTGGGGCGAGGTGGGCGTGAGTGGAGAGTGCAGCGCTCTTTGAGCAAGGCAGCCTTTTCTTTGAGTGTGGGCGAAGTTGCCTTTCTACCAAGGTGTTCTGCGGACGTACTGGTGGTCGAGGGCCTTAAATTGCCGCTGCCGGGGTCCTGGTCCCCGCAGACGCTTCTCGCCTCCGCCGCGGCCATCGCGTGCGCTCGATCCGGTCTCCGAGTTTCAACTGCAAACCAAGCAGAACAGCGACATCGATCAATCTGCAGCCGTCGAAAACAATCATTCTTATCCTCATTGTGCACGTGGCGCGCACTGCTGGAATGATTTCACGCGCGATACCAGCTCGCCAATTTGGAAGCGCAATTGCGCACCGGGGGGAATGCGCGTGCATCGCACATTTCTTTCCTGGCGCCTTGAAagcctcattaaaaaaaaaaaatcataataaaagtCACCGGAGAAAACGTGatcagtttttttcccatcGGTGTGAAACATAAAGCTTGAGTTGATGGAATTAAAAACGTCAACTGCTGATAAATGACCtccaaaaatgatttcattGCACTGAACGAATAtgagggaaaacaacaacaacaagaaaacaaaacaaaaagggacaATGGGTCGGTTGCCAGCCATCTGCAATTGAATTTGGTGAAATCAAGCCGACGTGTAAATCATCTTTTCCAACTGAGCGAGCGTCCAATCTCTCCGCGCGCGAGACGCCGCGAGGGCCGACGGGAAGGCGAGAAGGCGAGACGTCGTTACCGGCACGCGGGAGCAGAATCCGCAAAGTCGACGCTGAAAACGGAGGCTCGCAGGCGCTGAGGTGCGCAGACGTCCCAAGTCGGCAGCCGGCACTGGCTGCCTCAAGAACATTGGACGCCGTTTTTATaggcgcggcggcggcggcggcggcggcggctgccCATTGGTCGCTCGCGCGTGAGTCACACGACAAAGACGCCATCGACGAAGACGCCAAACGCAACAAAAGTTCATCGAAACGCGAaggtgtgcgtgcgcgtgcgcgtgacCTTGGGACGACGACGCGTCGGTTCGGGACTTGTGGGACTGAACCCAATTCGGATTCTTCATTTTTGATTCATTTTTTGATTCGAGCTCCAATTCTGCTTCATCCCCAATAGGAAAACGCCCGTATGCATTTCTCATAGGCCGATCCCAATTGGATTTTGGAAGAGTACAATtccaattcattaaaaaaaaagaataaaacaattacTATAAAATATTGATGTAcatctatttatatatattacaacTCGGTATTGTTGTTTGAAcgtcattatctttgttttatgttgtaatgtgtcaaagataagagatttttttgcatatttttggggaatgtttgTTTGAACGTGCGAAGTTCGTATCGTCGTGTCCGCGGGCGAGACACCGAACCCGCGTCGCCCGCAAATGAATGCGGCAGGATGTTTTGTGGCGGTCGGAGGGGCCGCGGacgcagaatggcagccgcgCTTGCGTCAGACTGCCCCCTGCGCAGGTCGCTTACCGCCGCCgcgtgtgactgtggagtgaatgaatattATGGGAAACTGTAAAGCGTCATTGAGTGCCTTGACAAGCGCAACATTAagtgatgaaaaaaatcaatcaccAATGTTTGTGTGGGCCGATTGTTCATGAAACacaaccatcatcatcatcatcatcatcatcatcatatatatatatataaagttggGATGGGGCTAGGAGTAATTAAGTTTGACTTCTTCCTACtgcttttcaattgtttttcaacttttcccgtcgtctgttttgttgttgcttcaATGTCACTTTCACGCGTTTGAAATCAAGAAATCGACGGTTTTATTTGCTTTTcttctgtttctctctctctctctctctctctctctcttgcgcCCCGTCCCATAAACTGTCACGCGGTCCACTTTTGCGGCAACTTTTTGCCATTGCAATTCTTCTTATTTGAGTTTTGCAGAAGAGCATTACGGGCATTTTTAACTCTCTCAGCATTCCCTCAACGCATCCCTTGGCCAGGAATGTCGCCAAATGTCAGCATCAATGTCTTTGGAAAAAGTTCTTTCCAGCCTTCCTCGCGGTGAGTACTCGTGCGCGTCCGTTCCCTTTTGTAGTTGCGTGCTGCTTACTTTCCGTCCGACTCGCGCGCTCCTTTTTCCGGCTACGGCGCACATCTTAATATCTTCGCACATCCGGGTCGCATCGGACACGCTCGTCGTGTTTTTCTGGACCTGCGAAAAGTGCTTTTCGCGGTCTATCAGCTTATGCGGCCATATTATTTCTCCTCCGCTATTGTGCGCAGTCGAGCCGTACCGGCGCAGACAATAATATTGGCCTTCGCGAGTTGGCAGCACTGCACGCGTCGTCATTTTTTTGGGTCCGACCTCGAGACCGAGATACCGCAGAAGACGG
This window contains:
- the LOC133411295 gene encoding glutamate decarboxylase 1-like isoform X4; the encoded protein is MASLSCDSRASDQWAAAAAAAAAAPIKTASNVLEAASAGCRLGTSAHLSACEPPFSASTLRILLPRAVETRRPDRAHAMAAAEARSVCGDQDPGSGNLRPSTTSFLQKTNSLEEKGRLAQKKLLSCDNSSDRDARFRRTETDFSNLFARDLLPAKNGEEATMQFLLEVVDILTNYVKKTFERSTKVLDFHHPHQLLEGMEGFNLELSDQPESLEQILVDCRDTLKYGVRTGHPRFFNQLSSGLDIIGLAGEWLTSAANTNMFTYEIAPVFVLMEQLTLKKMREMVGWPGGEGDGLFSPGGAISNMYSVMIARYKYFPEVKTKGMSAAPRLVLFTSEHSHYSIKKAGAALGFGTENVILLSTDERGRVIPADLEAKIIDAKQKGYVPLFVNATGGSTVYGAFDPIDEIADICDKYNLWLHVDGAWGGGLLMSRKHRHKLNGIERANSVTWNPHKMMGVPLQCSAILVREKGLMGGCNSMCAGYLFQQDKQYDVTYDTGDKAIQCGRHVDIFKFWLMWKAKGTVGFEQHIDRCLDLSQYLYNKIKNREGYQMVFDGAPQHTNVCFWYIPPSLRGMPDSEERREKLHRVAPKIKAMMMESGTTMVGYQPQGNKVNFFRMVVSNHAATQSDIDFLIDEIERLGHDL